From the Candidatus Delongbacteria bacterium genome, the window TGGAAAGATTGAGATAGGAAGAGATATTTCAAAACCTGGTGCTCATGTAAAAAACCACAATGAGGATTCAATTGGAATATGTCTGGTGGGAAATGATACTTTTTCTGGTAAACAGTTTGAATCACTTAAATGCCTTATAAGCACATTATTATCAATATATCCGAATGTAGTCATTAAGGGTCATTATGAGTATGATACGGCAATTATTCAGGGCAAGACTTGTCCAAATATTGATATGGAGTTATTGAGAGAAAAACTAAAAAATAAAAACTCTTGATAGACAAGTTGCAACTAAACCAAAAAAGCTGCCTCATTTGAGGCAGCATAAAATTGGATCTGATCGTTTAGTTTTAATTTGAGATCTATTTGAGATTAATCCTATTTTCAAGATAACTGTAAAGGGGGGATAATTCACCCTTTTTTAAAATAATTGCTCTTTTAATATCAGATGGCAACTCAATATCTTCATAGCTATCACTATAGTCAGCATTCACAATACTAGGTATATAGTGTAAAAGAGCATTACTAAAGAAAATTGAACTTTCTCTCGGAAGTTCTGAAGGGAGTATTCCAACGCTCATTATCAACAAACCTTCG encodes:
- a CDS encoding N-acetylmuramoyl-L-alanine amidase, which translates into the protein MREINEIVIHCSATDFGNAELFRNWHVNDNGWDDIGYHYVILNSYPEKKNIELRKPVFDNDGKIEIGRDISKPGAHVKNHNEDSIGICLVGNDTFSGKQFESLKCLISTLLSIYPNVVIKGHYEYDTAIIQGKTCPNIDMELLREKLKNKNS